One genomic window of Notamacropus eugenii isolate mMacEug1 chromosome 6, mMacEug1.pri_v2, whole genome shotgun sequence includes the following:
- the LOC140511005 gene encoding uncharacterized protein isoform X2 — protein sequence MSVSVPEPVPKPMPKSLPKPVHEPAPKPMPKPLPKPKPVHKPKPVHEPKPLHEPKPLHESESESVYESKPLHEPKPESMYQPKPLHEPMPEASPTNLRQHLRMRKQRQPGQRRQCQQTLRL from the coding sequence ATGTCTGTGTCTGTGCCCGAACCCGTGCCCAAGCCCATGCCCAAGTCCTTGCCTAAGCCCGTGCACGAGCCCGCGCCTAAGCCCATGCCCAAGCCCCTGCCTAAGCCCAAGCCAGTGCATAAACCCAAGCCCGTGCACGAGCCCAAGCCCTTGCACGAGCCCAAGCCCTTGCACGAGTCCGAGTCCGAGTCCGTGTACGAGTCCAAGCCCTTGCACGAGCCCAAGCCCGAGTCCATGTACCAGCCCAAGCCCTTGCACGAGCCCATGCCCGAAGCCTCGCCGACAAATCTGCGTCAACACCTACGAATGCGAAAGCAGAGGCAGCCGGGTCAACGGAGGCAGTGCCAGCAGACACTCCGGCTCTAA
- the LOC140511005 gene encoding uncharacterized protein isoform X1: protein MMKMTICTTFNPSKPFYTVTETHTYSCKYKRQRQHQLPERCPCPFPYPCPCPNPCPCLCLCPNPCPSPCPSPCLSPCTSPRLSPCPSPCLSPSQCINPSPCTSPSPCTSPSPCTSPSPSPCTSPSPCTSPSPSPCTSPSPCTSPCPKPRRQICVNTYECESRGSRVNGGSASRHSGSKCSCSCLFHSARLTSKRRQKPKETYVVSRPHSH, encoded by the coding sequence atgatgaaaatgacaaTATGCACCACATTTAACCCATCCAAGCCGTTCTACACCGTCACTGAGACGCACACCTACTCGTGCAAGTACAAGCGTCAGCGCCAACACCAGCTCCCAGAACGGTGCCCGTGCCCGTTCCCGTATCCTTGCCCTTGCCCAAACCCGTGTCCATGTCTGTGTCTGTGCCCGAACCCGTGCCCAAGCCCATGCCCAAGTCCTTGCCTAAGCCCGTGCACGAGCCCGCGCCTAAGCCCATGCCCAAGCCCCTGCCTAAGCCCAAGCCAGTGCATAAACCCAAGCCCGTGCACGAGCCCAAGCCCTTGCACGAGCCCAAGCCCTTGCACGAGTCCGAGTCCGAGTCCGTGTACGAGTCCAAGCCCTTGCACGAGCCCAAGCCCGAGTCCATGTACCAGCCCAAGCCCTTGCACGAGCCCATGCCCGAAGCCTCGCCGACAAATCTGCGTCAACACCTACGAATGCGAAAGCAGAGGCAGCCGGGTCAACGGAGGCAGTGCCAGCAGACACTCCGGCTCTAAGTGCTCCTGCAGCTGCTTGTTCCACTCGGCCCGTTTGACCAGCAAGCGCCGGCAGAAACCCAAGGAAACCTACGTGGTGTCGCGCCCACACTCCCACTGA